aaatattgtattttaaatgtgcatttaaattaaattaaattaaattaaacaccttctttaaatgtaatttcaAGGAAGCACACCCATTCcaagcttttgtttttaaattaaaggcctcgttttaaatgtgatttcattttaaattagaCAATTGCTaagcttttaattaaatatctctttttaaacataagTTCTGAAACTATACAAAttggaagggtttttttttgtcgttaAATGTCTCCGttaaaatgtgtaattttaGGAAATTGcacagtattttatttacattacaaaagGAGGAGTGTCAGCCATCTTACTTCCTGCCTCAGCTGACTGTGAACCGGAAGTGAGTGTGTCTCCTCTCGGCTGTGTAACACGAGCTCGGCGTGTGTAGGACCGCCCACAGTCACGCGGATCGTGTTTCCACTTTTAATTCCGGTTTGTGATTGGTCAACGAACAGCCAATGGCTTAGGAGGCTGAGATGAGAGTCACGTGGCAGGGTTGGGCTCGGTGTGGATTCACGTGGACGGCAATGCGCTGGTGTGCACGAGCTCAAGCTCAGAGCTCTGAAACCGGATGAGTGTTAATGTTGTGGGAAAATATTGAAACGCTCgcgcgcgtgcgcacacacacccacccacccacccacacacagagacaaaccGCTGTAAAGAGTGCAACAATGTGGGACgagagcacaaacacacacacacacacacacagagatagagagagatagagagagagagctgcacATGCTCACAAACCACTTACTGCTCTGATCACACCTCACTGGATAATCATACACACTCAACTTCTTATTGACtctaatttatttttctgtgtttcatttattttattttattttattttactgtgtatatgtacataatTATTGTAACTCTTATGCTTTTGTCCTACACTGGCACCTTGCATTTTgtcactgtttttaaaaaaaaataaaatgttgaaatTCTCCTTTTTCTTCTATATTGATGCTTTGGTAATATTTTATCTAAACAATCATGCCAATAAATTACTTTGAAACtgaaaagcgagagagagagagagagagagagagagagagagagagagagagagagaaagggagagagggagagggtgagtacatcattgttttttaatgttagGTCCCATCTTTAAAAGACATCTGGTGACACCTAGTGGCCAATCACGACAATAGCAGTATTTTGCACAACTGATAGATAGCGTGTCCAGATCTTATTCAATTaaaggcaaaaacaaacaaatatacaaacaaacaaataaatatacaatcagccaactaactaactaaacaaataaataaataaacaaacaaataaataacttaaatgaaagtttaaaaagtttctacttttaaatgtagttGAGTATTAAAAAGCAGAAAGGAAATGTTTGTAATTGATAAAATTAAgttaatgtccatccatccatccatccatccatcttctaccacttatccttttcagggtcacggggaacctggagcctatcccagggagcatcgggcacaaggcggggtacaccctggacagggtgccaatccattgcaggacacaatcacatacacattcacacacccattcatacactacggacactttggacatgccgatcagcctaccatgcatttGTTTCAAAaaattatcttatcttattactgatctaaaactgttagaagattatttttgttttaaagggaaCTACACCATCTTACCTGAAAACATTATTCTTTCAACATCAATCTCTCAAAGAGACAAACGTGTTCTTTCAAACATCAATCTTTAGAGTAGGTTCAAAATTCTGACTTAGTATCTCAAAATTTATACTTATTACCTCTAACGTCTGACTTAGTATGTCAAAATTTTGACTTGTTACCTCCCAATTCTgaattatctcaaaattctaaCTTATTATCTCTAAACTCTGACTTAGtatctcaaaattctgattTGTACCTCTAAACTCTGACTTAGTATCTCAAAATTCTacttatctcaaaattctgacttaCTACCTCAAAATTCTGACATATCTCAGAATTCTGACTTATTACCTCTAAACTCTGACTTAATATCTCAAAATACTACTTATCTCATAATTCTGACgtattatctcaaaattctgacttaTCTCTGTCTGACTTATTACCTCTAAATTCAACTTAgtatctcaaaattctgacttattatttaaaactctGATTTATCATCTCAAAATGTCGTATTATTTTCTTGCACTTATTACTGCACAATTATGTCGAATTATTTTTTACTGCTTACGTTGCcctataataatatttttctcagTTTGAGACAGTAAGTCAGAAATGTtagatatgtatatattttttaaaattttctatttgaagaaatgatgaaaaattgCCTTCCGTACAACTTGCTAGTGCAGAGGTCGTTACTATGGCAACATTCAGTCACGCCAGGCAACGTACAGAAAACTCGCGATATTTGACGTCACAACCATTTTTATGGAATATTACAGGGCAAAACATCAAATCTCGTCACGTATGTGATAAATAATGGCGAATAAAACACAGTACGATTAGGGACATGAAatagcaaatttttttttaaagatgaattTTGGTGTCGGTTTTTTCCCCTTAGTTCGTAGTCGGTCCTACCGGAACGCTTTGCGATAACCAGTGTTGTCGCACGGACCCGGTTTCCCGTAACGCATCGCCGACAGGGCAGTGCTGTGGTGCTGAGCTGTAAGTCTtgttttactttcatttcaCAAGTTTGTGCTTTATCGCATGGCAAATAAAACATTCCACGCTAATCATCTCCTCTTGTTTAGATGAGGAATGTCAGTAAAGTGTATTAAACTCGCCGCGATTGTGATTTATATCCGGTCACATGTGACAGCAACAAGCATTGTTTACTGTTCATCTGAGTACTGCTGGAAGCTAATGATTAGTGTGCAAATTCATATTAATCTCCAGTTTTATTgtcttcatttattaataaactgcATTACACACTATGATTTAGAGACCTGCGACAGATACTGCTAACTTAATTAATAGTTCACTGacaaataaagtgtaaataaagctgTGCTGTCTCATTGCTGGAGGCGATGGAGAAGCTGCAGGGCTTTGAGTTCTGGAGGAAGACTCTTCGTGCTGCACGCTTCGTCCTCGCGCCCATGGTGGACCAGAGCGAGCTCGCGTGGAGGCTGCTGAGCCGCAGACACGGGGCGGAACTGTGCTACACACCGATGCTGCACGCGCAAGTGTTTGTACGCGATGCCAACTACCGGCGAGAAAACCTGTACAACGAAGTGAGCCCTGAGGACCGCCCTCTCATCACACAGGTGAGCTCTGACACACCGGCCTCACCTTTCCGCTGAGTGATAGACATGTGCAGACCCCAAGGGGGAAAGTTCCCCAAGTACCCCAGGCTGCAGAACCATAAGTCCATGGGATGGTGGAGTCAGAACggatccagctcctcctactGTCCTGGACTATTGCTATGTTCAAGTCGTGCAGGAATGATCGTAATTACGAGATGAGCGGAAATCTCTGAGCCCTGACTTTCCTGGTTGTTGGCTTGTCAATAACAAAGTCATGGCACGTTTTCCCACATCAAGACAAAAGTTTCCTCAAGCCTTCCATTACTTCCTGCCAAAAAAGGTGGCGTTAACTGTGTcgttaataaaacacacaacacgtCATAATTATGGTCTCTGAACTCATATACACAAACTTCCAAGGAGGACTTGAAGGCAGTTTAATTGTGTCATTAAACTTGTGTGGTTAACTGTGATGGTAACTGTGTGGTTAACTATGACTGCAACTGTCTGGTTAAGTGTGTGGTTAAGTGTGTGGTTAAGTATGACTGTAACTGTCTGGTTAAGTGTGTGGTTAACTGTGACGGTAACTGTGTGGTTAACTATGACTGCAACTGTGTGGTTAAGTGTGTGGTTAACTGTGACGTTAAGTGTGTGGTTAAATGTGTGGTTAACTATGACTGTAACTGTGTGGTTAAGTGTGTGGTTAACTGTGTGGTTAAGTGTGTGGTTAAATGTGTGGTTAACTGTGACGGTACCTGTGTGGTTAAGTGTGTGGTTAAGTGTGTGGTTACGTGTGTGGTTACGTGTGTGGTTAAGTGTGTGGTTAACTATGACTGTAACTGTCTGGTTAAGTGTGTGGTTAACTGTGACGGTAACTGTGTGGTTAACTATGACTGTAACTGTCTGGTTAAGTGTGTGGTTAACTGTGACGTTAAGTGTGTGGTTAAATGTGTGGTTAACTATGACTGTAACTGTGTGGTTAACTGTGTGGTTAACTGTGTGGTTAAGTGTGTGGTTAAATGTGTGGTTAACTGTGACGGTACCTGTGTGGTTAAGTGTGTGGTTAAGTGTGTGGTTAAGTGTGTGGTTAAGTGTGTGGTTAAGTGTGTGGTTACGTGTGTGGTTAACTATGACTGTAACTGTCTGGTTAAGTGTGTGGTTAACTGTGACGGTAACTGTGTGGTTAACTATGACTGCAACTGTGTGGTTAAGTGTGTGGTTAAATGTGTGGTTAAATGTGTGGTTAACTATGACTGTAACTGTCTGGTTAAGTGTGTGGTTAACTGTGTGGTTAAGTGTGTGGTTAAATGTGTGGTTAACTGTGACGGTACCTGTGTGGTTAAATGTGTGGTTAACTGTGACGTTAAGTGTGTGGTTAACTATGACGGTAACTGGTTAAATGTGTGGTTAAGTGTATGGTTAAGTGTATGGTTAAGTGTGTGGTTAAGTGTGTGGTTAAGTGTGTGGTTAAGTGTGTGGTTAAGTGTGTGGTTAAGTGTGTGGTTAACTATGACTGTAACTGTCTGGTTAAGTGTGTGGTTAAGTGTGTGGTTAAGTGTGTGGTTAAATGTGTGGTTAACTGTGACGGTAACTGTGTGGTTAACTATGACGGTAACTGTTTGGTTAACTGTGTTGTTAAATGTGTGGTTAAGTGTGACGGTAACTGTGTGGTTAACTATGACTGCAACTGTCTGGTTAAGTGTGTGGTTAAGTGTGTGGTTAAGTGTGTGGTTAAGTGTGTGGTTAACTGTCTGGTTAAGTGTGTGGTTAACTGTGTGGTTAACTGTGACGGTAACTGTGGTTAACTGTGTGGGTAAGTGTGTGGTTAAGTGTGACGGTAGCTGTGTGGTTAACTGTGTGGTTAAGTGTGACGGTTAAGTGTGTGGTTAAGTGTGTGGTTAAGTGTGTGGTTAAGTGTGTGGTTAACTGTGTGGTTAAGTGTGACGGTAACTGTGTGGTTAAGTGTGTGGTCAACTGTGTGGTGAAAGAGAGCCGTTAGTTGTGTCATTAACTGTGTTAAGTCTGTTGTTCCATGTTTTTGAGCGGGTTTGGGGTTATAGGAGGAGTCATATCAGATCCAGCTACACTCTCTTGATCTTTGTTTCTGCAGCGAGGtccatctctttaaaaaaaaaaaaaaaaaaaagttagagaaTTTGGTCAAGATTTTATCACGATATCATACGttgtgacaagtaataatctcaAAAGAGACTTAAATTGGCTTTCTATTTAAATCATAgcattttataatgtttttgtgtcatttgtctCCACAGTTCTGTGCAAATGACCCAGAGGTGTTTGTCCAGGCAGCACTTTTAGCTCAGGACTACTGCGACGCCATCGACCTCAATTTAGGATGCCCTCAGATGATTGCTAAACGAGGTAGTGCtgcttattataataattactgtGCCTCATAATAAATGAGTGGATGCTATGTTGATATGACTGTCCACCATTAAATCTAAATTCACTACCGGCTGTTTAAAACGGAGCAGCCGGGACGTAAACATTCAGAGAAAACCATGTTATTGAAAGCTAAATGTGATCCTCTTAAAGCAACAGTTCAGGAAAAAATGTAACGTACACAATGTTCCCTGAACTCCAAAGGCAGTCGATTAGCCATGGCATGTTAGTCGTTTGcttatttagtttttaattgGAGCTACAAGGCTAAAGTAGCTAATGACTAAGGAAAGTGGATGGCAACAGTTTAGCATCGTGCAAACTGCACATCGAAATCATCAACACTCTGTAACACACTGCATAtagcaatgttatttttttctatgaaatgcatctatttttttcctctatatatttttctatGAAAAGTATCACACTGTAAAGTATCTCAAACTGCAAATCATATCACAGTGCGGTACCTCACTCTGTAAAGTATCTTGCTCTGTAAAGTTTTACTCCTTGTACAGTATCTTGCTCTGTAAATGATCTCAGTGTACAGTATCTTGCTCTGTAAATTATCTTGTTCTGTAAATTATCTCACTACAGTATCTTGCTCTGTAAATTCTCACTATACAGTATCTTGCTCTGTAAATTCTCACTGTACAGTATCTTGCTCTGTAAATTATCTTGCTCTCTAAATTCTCACTGTACAGTATCTTGGTCTGTAAAGTATCTCACTGTACAGTATCTCGCACTATAAAGTATCTTGCACTATAAAGTATCTCACTGTACAGTATCTTGCTCCGTAAAGTATCATGCTCTGTAAATTCTCACTCTACAATATCTCGCTCTCTAAATTCTCACTCTACAGTATCTTGCTCTGAAAAGTATCTTGCTCTCTAAATTCTCACTGTACAGTATCTTGCTCTGTAAAGTTTTACTCCTTGTACAGTATCTTGCTCTGTAAATTATTTCACTGTACAGTATCTTGCTCTGTAAATTATCTTGCTCTGTAAATTATCTCACTGTACAGTATCTTGTCCTGTAAATTCTAACTGTACAGTATCTTGCTCTGTAAAGTATCTTGCTCTGTAAATTCTCACTATACAGTATCTTGCTCTGTAAATTCTAACTGTACAGTATCTTGCTCTGTAAAGTATCTTGCTCTGTAAATTATCTTGCTCTCTAAATTCTCACTGTACAGTGTCTTGGTCTGTAAAGTATCTCACTGTACAGTATCTCGCACTATAAAGTATCTTGCACTATAAAGTATCTCACTGTACAGTATCTTGCTCCGTAAAGTATCATGCTCTGTAAATTCTCACTCTACAGTATCTCGCTCTCTAAATTCTCACTCTACAGTATCTTGCTCTGAAAAATATCTTGCTCTCTAAATTCTCACTGTACAGTATCTTGCTCTGTAAAGTTTTACTCCTTGTACAGTATCTTGCTCTGTAAATTATTTCACTGTACAGTATCTTGCTCTGTAAATTATCTTGCTCTGTAAATTCTCACTGTACAGTATCTTGTCCTGTAAAGTATCTTGCTCTGTAAATTCTCACTATACAGTATCTTGCTCTGTAAATTCTAACTGTACAGTATCTTGCTCTGTAAAGTATCTTGCTCTGTAAATTATCTTGCTCTCTAAATTCTCACTGTACAGTATCTTGGTCTGTAAAGTATCTCACTGTACAGTATCTCGCACTATAAAGTATCTTGCACTATAAAGTATCTCACTGTACAGTATCTTGCTCCGTAAAGTATCATGCTCTGTAAATTCTCACTCTACAGTATCTCGCTCTCTAAATTCTCACTCTACAGTATCTTGCTCTGAAAAGTATCTTGCTCTCTAAATTCTCACTGTACAGTATCTTGCTCTGTAAAGTTTTACTCCTTGTACAGTATCTTGCTCTGTAAATTATTTCACTGTACAGTATCTTGCTCTGTAAATTATCTTGCTCTGTAAATTATCTCACTGTACAGTATCTTGCCCTGTAAAGTATCTTGCTCTGTAAATTCTCACTGTACAGTATCTTGCTCTGTAAATTCTTACTGTAGAGCATCTTGCTCTGTAAAGTATCTTGCTCTGTAAATTATCTTGCTCTCTAAATTCTCACTGTACAGTATCTTGGTCTGTAAAGTATCTCACTGTACAGTATCTCGCACTATAAAGTATCTTGCACTATAAAGTATCTCACTGTACAGTATCTTGCTCTGTAAAGTATCTTGCTCTGTAAATTCTCACTCTACAGTATCTCGCTCTCTAAACTTTCACTCTACAGTATCTTGCTCTGAAAAGTATCTTGCTCTCTAAATTCTCACTGTACAGTATCTTGCTCTGAAAAGTATCTTGCTCTGTAAATTATTTCACTGTATAGTGTCTCAGTCTGTAAACGATCTCACAATGTGCAGTATCATTGCTATTAAAGCCTTTTAAAGTATCTTGCTTTGTAACATATAAAATCAGATAtaacaatgttctttttgttctcTGAAAGGTCACTATGGTGTGTTTCTGCAGGACGAGTGGGACCTGCTGGAGAGAATGAGTACGTCTCTCTCCATTTGCACACCAGAGCAGCAAAGtgctcaatttaaaaaaacaacaacaacattaaaatggGAATCGGTTCagtaatttttgtttttacagttaAACTGGCCAATGAGAAGCTCTCCGTGCCAGTCACCTGCAAAATCCGGGTCTTCCCAGAGGTTGAGAAAACTGTGAAATACGCCAAGATGCTGGAAAAAGCGGGTTGCCAGGTATTAACCTCTGATTACACTGAATTATTACTGTTTAAACTGTGTGGCAATGGATTTAGGTGCAGATTTCAGTCTGCTTTTCTGTCGCAGTTGCTCACCGTTCATGGCAGAACCAAAGACCAGAAAGGAGCGCTGACCGGAGTGGCGAGTTGGGATCATATTAAAGCCGTACGGTGAGATTTTTCAGTTCAATTCCAAGTTTCTTTcctaaacagtaaaaaaaacaaaaaaaaaacaattatcttTCCAAAATCATCATTGTCCGTGTGTGGTTTTTTAAATTAGAGAAGCTGTGAACATACCGGTCTTTGCTAATGGAAACATTCAGTACCTGAGTGATGTGCAGCGTTGCATGGAGGAGACGGGAGTGCAGGGCATCATGAGTGCAGGTAACTATATAAAACAAGGAggaatgtgttttttatttatttattgtaatttagCACCATTAATAAACcagttgtgtttttgtgcattGACAGAGGGGAACCTGCACAACCCGGCGCTGTTCGAGGGCCGTAACCCTCCTGTGTGGGAGATGGTGGAGGAATATCTGGAGGTGGTGAAGAAACACACGCCCAGCACGCTATCACACGTCCGAGCTCATCTTTTTAAACTCTGGCATCACACGTACGTCATACACCAGCAAACGTACAGTATCTCCCACTGTAAAGTATCTCGCTCTGTAAAGTATCTCAGTGTATAGTATCTCGCTCTGTAAAGTATCTCACAGTGTAAAATACAGTCTCTCGCTCTGTAAATTCTCACACTGTCAAGTATCTGAGTGTaaagtacagtatctcacaatgTAAAGTATAGTATCTCAGTGTAAAGTACAGCATCTCGCTCTGTAAAGTATCTCGGTGTAAAGTACAGTATCTCGCTCTGTAAAGTATCTCACCGTGTAAAGTACAGTTTCTCGCTCTGTAAAGTATCTCACCGTGTAAAGTACAGTATCTTGCtctgtacagtatctcactGTAAAGTACAGTGTCTCACGCTGTAAAGTATCTCACACTGTAAAGTACAGTGTCTCACGCTGTAAAGTATCTCACACTGTAAAGTACAGTGTCTCACTCTGTAAAGTATCTCACAGTGTAAAATATAGTATCTCGCTCTGTAAAGTAGCTCACAGTGTATAGTATTTCGGTGTAAAGTACAGTATCTCACTCTAAAGTATCTCACTGTCAAGTATCTCAGTTTAAACTACAGTATCTCGCTCTGTAAGGTATCTCGCTCAGTAAATGTCACAAAGTAAAGTACAGTACCACACACTGTCAAGTATCTCACAGTGCAACGTACAATATAACACTCTGTAAACTATCTCACACAAATGATCCCACACAGTAACGTATCTCacactgtaaaatatttcacaaatattttaaattcagCCAAGGGTACAGCTATTCTTTTGTTATACTCACACTGTAAAGTATCTAACGTTGTAAAGTATCTCACGCATAGCTGTTTACTTTTATGACATTTCCTCCCTCAGGCTGCAGATCCATCAGGACCTAAGAGATGATCTGGCCAAAGCAAAGAACCTGGCAGGCATTGAGGAGGTGAACACACAGTTGAAGCAGCGCTGCCAGGTACACACCTGAGACAATATCACTGCTTTTTAGTTTCCAATCTCAGACTTACTAGttggtttcattaaaaatgatgtTCAAGCATCGTGCCCATGTAAACCACCCGGTTACATTGGTAAAACCCTACtgtgtaaaatatttcatacCGCGTTTGAAAATATTCATCGTACGACACgtatataaacagataaaactgacatttttcaGAAAGCGGATTAATACATGTCTTGACGCTTTAATATATTACACGATGTCCAGA
This genomic interval from Ictalurus furcatus strain D&B chromosome 2, Billie_1.0, whole genome shotgun sequence contains the following:
- the dus1l gene encoding tRNA-dihydrouridine(16/17) synthase [NAD(P)(+)]-like; the protein is MEKLQGFEFWRKTLRAARFVLAPMVDQSELAWRLLSRRHGAELCYTPMLHAQVFVRDANYRRENLYNEVSPEDRPLITQFCANDPEVFVQAALLAQDYCDAIDLNLGCPQMIAKRGHYGVFLQDEWDLLERMIKLANEKLSVPVTCKIRVFPEVEKTVKYAKMLEKAGCQLLTVHGRTKDQKGALTGVASWDHIKAVREAVNIPVFANGNIQYLSDVQRCMEETGVQGIMSAEGNLHNPALFEGRNPPVWEMVEEYLEVVKKHTPSTLSHVRAHLFKLWHHTLQIHQDLRDDLAKAKNLAGIEEVNTQLKQRCQEEMDTDESERHHTGLPFPHWICQPYVRPAPKDPSSENGVKAVSGKRALEDSDSSNDSLSKNKQKKKVRNPQKNFCPGLKPKYIKCEQCGNPKGNKCVFNLCRGCCKKKAYKEVADCPGHGLRFKTKAQKQTLAVQTETPISS